Proteins found in one Thalassomonas actiniarum genomic segment:
- a CDS encoding class 1 fructose-bisphosphatase, whose amino-acid sequence MQRLAPALRQDNVPLDLISLIKTILAATKEISFRVSQAHLGGLMGSTLDENIQGEVQKQLDVVANQLIKDVLLESGFVKAISSEEEDTSVPGDENGHFIVSFDPLDGSSNIDINSLIGTIFSIHEAPKDLAADDPDMFKQAGNKQVCAGYVLYGPSTMLVMTTGSGTHFYVLDRTHGGYLLVERNVQIPQETQEFAINMSNQRFWQAPMQDYIADLLKGDQGPRGKNFNMRWIAAMVGDVHRVLTRGGIFTYPADNRNAEKPYKLRLMYEANPMSFLIEQAGGLSMTSEGRIMDIEPSSIHQRVEVILGSKKEVEACLGYYK is encoded by the coding sequence ATGCAACGACTAGCGCCCGCTTTACGTCAAGATAATGTTCCGTTAGATCTTATTTCCCTGATCAAAACCATCCTCGCCGCCACCAAAGAAATTTCATTTCGGGTGAGCCAGGCCCATTTAGGAGGCCTGATGGGATCAACTTTGGATGAAAACATTCAGGGTGAGGTACAAAAACAGCTGGACGTGGTCGCCAACCAGCTGATCAAAGATGTCTTACTCGAATCCGGTTTTGTTAAAGCCATTTCTTCCGAGGAAGAAGATACTTCGGTGCCCGGCGATGAAAACGGTCACTTTATTGTCTCTTTCGACCCGCTCGACGGCAGCTCCAATATCGACATCAACTCCTTAATCGGCACGATTTTCTCTATCCATGAAGCCCCGAAAGACTTGGCCGCCGATGATCCGGATATGTTCAAGCAAGCGGGCAACAAGCAGGTATGTGCCGGTTATGTGCTTTACGGCCCGTCAACCATGCTGGTAATGACCACAGGCAGCGGCACCCACTTTTATGTGCTTGACCGCACCCACGGCGGCTATTTGCTGGTTGAACGCAATGTACAAATCCCACAAGAAACCCAGGAATTTGCTATCAATATGTCAAACCAGAGATTCTGGCAGGCGCCGATGCAGGATTATATTGCCGACCTGCTTAAAGGTGATCAGGGCCCGCGGGGTAAAAACTTTAATATGCGCTGGATTGCCGCTATGGTCGGCGATGTCCACCGGGTATTAACCCGCGGCGGTATTTTTACTTATCCTGCCGATAACCGTAACGCCGAAAAACCTTACAAGCTACGCCTGATGTACGAAGCCAACCCGATGAGCTTTTTGATCGAACAGGCCGGCGGTTTAAGCATGACCAGCGAAGGCCGTATCATGGATATCGAGCCGAGCAGCATACACCAGCGGGTTGAAGTGATTTTAGGCTCGAAAAAAGAAGTGGAAGCCTGCCTGGGCTATTACAAATAG
- a CDS encoding zinc-dependent metalloprotease yields MNFFRPLVLLFLCSIHSAYAGTNFSDFIKDKSYHPGFYSFYHDQSQGKVYLEIKDFNQEFLFQSSLPHGIGSNDIGLDRGQLGDTRLVRFERSGNKVFLRQLNTYYRADSDNALERQAVDEAFATSILWGFELVKLDDQKQQNSVFIDYTPFLLSDIHDLATSLDQSKQGSFKIDASRSGLYQKRSKAFPENTEFEAIVTFKGSKAGDYLRSVTPDANIVSVHMHHSLIQLPDADYQSREFHPYSGYWSIEYADYASAIDEPLLKRVIPRHRLKKKKPNAKVSEAVEPIIYYLDPGVPEPVRSALIDGALWWDQAFSALGYKNAFQIKILPEDADPMDVRYNVIQWVHRATRGWSYGSSVIDPRTGEILKGHVTLGSLRVRQDYLIATGLTSPYKSRNADTTKMKEMALARIRQLSAHEVGHTLGIAHNFAASSNNRASVMDYPHPDIKLKGGKVDLSQAYATDIGEWDKYVIAYGYGDQTTRQRQQLIKQVQNRGLKYSSDPDARPASGGQLDGHLWDNGKDAVSGFEQVVKVRKKALADFGINTLAYDRPLSELEQVLVPIYNYHRYQLEAVVKLIAGVDYFYETRDDDTIKGVANISGKQQQAALTALLSTLSSDFLTLPKDILTLIPPKAYGYKRNRESFSANTGLTFDAVSAAEASAKHSIGLLLNAERLARLQQQAALDNNIPGVSTVVKQLVASTLGAQAKPGLANLVQQRVNQQVVDQLLLLWLKKELVPEVRADIYAALVKLQGWLSAKVKGGMDKPLVAHYQLLAQQIDFGLTKGKQVVMPSEIKMAPGSPIGN; encoded by the coding sequence ATGAATTTTTTCCGACCTTTAGTACTGCTGTTTTTATGCAGTATCCACTCTGCCTATGCCGGGACTAACTTTAGCGACTTTATCAAGGATAAAAGCTATCACCCGGGGTTTTATTCGTTTTACCATGACCAAAGCCAGGGCAAGGTTTACCTGGAAATAAAGGATTTCAATCAGGAGTTCTTATTTCAAAGCAGCCTGCCCCACGGCATAGGTTCCAACGATATCGGCCTGGACCGCGGTCAGCTTGGCGATACCCGGCTGGTGCGCTTTGAGCGCTCCGGCAACAAGGTGTTTTTGCGCCAGCTAAATACCTACTACCGCGCCGACTCTGACAATGCCCTGGAAAGACAAGCGGTGGATGAAGCTTTTGCCACCTCTATTCTCTGGGGTTTTGAATTGGTGAAGCTTGATGATCAAAAACAGCAAAACAGTGTTTTCATTGATTACACGCCGTTTTTATTATCAGATATCCATGACCTGGCAACCAGCCTGGATCAAAGCAAGCAGGGCAGCTTTAAAATCGATGCCAGCCGCAGCGGTTTATATCAAAAGCGCAGCAAGGCCTTTCCCGAAAATACCGAGTTTGAAGCCATAGTCACCTTTAAGGGCAGCAAAGCCGGTGATTATCTGAGGTCGGTGACCCCGGATGCCAATATTGTCAGCGTGCATATGCACCACTCGTTGATCCAATTGCCGGACGCGGATTATCAGAGCCGGGAGTTCCACCCTTACAGCGGCTATTGGTCCATCGAATATGCCGATTATGCCAGTGCCATAGACGAACCTTTGCTCAAACGGGTTATCCCCCGCCACCGCCTGAAGAAGAAAAAACCAAACGCTAAAGTCAGTGAAGCGGTCGAGCCTATTATTTATTACCTGGATCCCGGGGTACCTGAGCCGGTACGTTCGGCGTTAATTGACGGCGCTTTATGGTGGGATCAGGCCTTTAGCGCTTTAGGTTATAAAAATGCCTTTCAGATAAAAATCTTACCCGAAGACGCCGACCCTATGGATGTACGTTACAACGTGATCCAGTGGGTGCACAGGGCGACCCGCGGCTGGTCTTATGGCTCAAGCGTTATCGACCCCCGCACCGGTGAGATCCTTAAAGGGCACGTGACTTTGGGCTCGCTTAGGGTCAGGCAGGATTATTTGATCGCTACCGGGTTAACTTCTCCCTATAAAAGCCGTAATGCCGATACTACTAAAATGAAAGAAATGGCGCTGGCCCGTATCCGTCAGCTGTCCGCCCATGAAGTTGGCCATACACTCGGTATCGCCCATAACTTTGCCGCAAGCAGCAATAACCGGGCCTCGGTGATGGATTACCCGCATCCGGATATCAAGCTTAAAGGGGGCAAAGTCGATTTAAGCCAGGCCTATGCCACCGATATCGGCGAATGGGATAAATATGTTATTGCCTATGGTTATGGCGATCAAACGACCAGGCAGCGGCAGCAGCTGATTAAGCAAGTGCAAAACCGCGGGCTGAAATACAGCTCAGATCCCGATGCCCGACCGGCTTCCGGCGGCCAGCTTGACGGTCATTTATGGGACAACGGTAAAGATGCCGTCAGCGGTTTTGAACAGGTAGTCAAGGTCAGGAAAAAAGCCCTGGCAGATTTTGGCATTAATACCCTGGCCTACGACCGCCCGCTTTCCGAACTGGAGCAGGTCCTGGTGCCAATTTATAACTATCACAGATATCAGCTCGAAGCCGTGGTAAAACTTATTGCCGGTGTCGATTATTTCTATGAAACCCGGGATGATGACACCATAAAAGGGGTCGCTAATATCAGCGGTAAGCAGCAACAGGCAGCATTAACGGCGCTGTTATCCACCCTCAGCAGCGACTTTTTAACTTTGCCGAAAGATATTTTGACGCTGATCCCCCCCAAGGCCTACGGCTATAAAAGAAACCGGGAAAGTTTTAGCGCCAATACCGGATTAACTTTTGATGCGGTCAGCGCCGCCGAGGCCAGCGCCAAACATAGCATAGGTTTGCTGTTAAATGCCGAACGCCTGGCCAGGCTGCAACAGCAAGCGGCACTGGATAATAATATCCCCGGGGTAAGCACCGTAGTGAAACAGCTGGTGGCCAGTACCTTAGGCGCACAGGCAAAACCCGGTTTGGCCAACCTGGTGCAGCAAAGGGTGAACCAGCAGGTGGTCGATCAACTGCTGCTGCTTTGGCTGAAAAAAGAACTGGTACCGGAAGTACGTGCTGATATCTATGCCGCCCTGGTGAAGTTGCAAGGCTGGCTCAGTGCCAAGGTGAAAGGCGGGATGGATAAACCGCTTGTCGCCCATTACCAGTTATTAGCACAACAAATTGATTTTGGTTTAACTAAAGGCAAGCAAGTGGTCATGCCTTCCGAGATAAAAATGGCGCCGGGCTCACCGATAGGAAACTAG
- the fadB gene encoding fatty acid oxidation complex subunit alpha FadB, translated as MIFQGNSLSAQLLDDGIVELKYDAQGSVNKFDQATFEDFRAAVDAINNCADAKGVMVTSGKPAFIVGADITEFLETFKQPEDQLVPWVKAASDVFDSFEDIQLPTIAAINGFALGGGCEMTLACDYRVGDTTVSIGLPEVKLGLMPGFGGTVRLPRLIGADNAVEWMSTGKAHKAEQALAVGVLDAVVKPEVLRDAALNMLKAAIDGKLDWRAKRQPKLEPLRLSKIEHMMTFNTCKGMIAAKAGKHYPAPMVTVNTIEAAAGLDRAGAMAMENAGFAKLAKTEAATAQIGIFMADQVIKGKAKKAGKQAKKAVNKAAVLGAGIMGGGIAYQSAYKGTPIIMKDINDQALDLGLTTASGILTKQVERGRMDAKKMAKVLNNITPSLSYDSVKDVDVIVEAVVENPKVKTAVLAEVEDIVADDAIVTSNTSTISIDLLAKDLKRPENFCGMHFFNPVHKMPLVEVIRGKDTSDETVAAVVAYAAKMGKSPIVVNDCPGFYVNRVLFPYFAGFSHLVLEGADFTAVDKVMEKQFGWPMGPAYLLDVVGIDTADHCTGVMSAGFPTRMAKLENDPVSTLYSNERYGQKNGKGFYDYGTDKRGKPTKVPAETAFELLAASCSDKKDFAADEIIARLMIPLVNEVVRCLEEGVVASAAEADMGLLYGLGFPPFRGGPIRYLETLGLDNFIAMADKYAHLGEIYQVTDGLREMAKSGQSYFSTDVKKA; from the coding sequence ATGATATTTCAAGGCAACAGCCTTTCTGCCCAATTATTAGACGATGGCATCGTTGAACTTAAATACGATGCGCAGGGATCGGTTAATAAATTTGATCAGGCAACATTTGAAGATTTCAGGGCTGCAGTTGACGCCATTAATAACTGTGCAGACGCCAAGGGCGTTATGGTTACCTCTGGTAAGCCGGCATTTATCGTCGGTGCCGACATCACGGAATTTTTAGAAACCTTTAAACAACCGGAAGATCAGCTGGTCCCTTGGGTCAAAGCTGCTTCTGATGTTTTCGATTCGTTTGAAGATATTCAATTACCTACTATCGCTGCCATCAACGGCTTTGCCCTGGGCGGCGGTTGTGAAATGACTTTAGCCTGTGATTACCGGGTTGGAGATACTACGGTTAGCATAGGGCTGCCTGAAGTAAAATTAGGTCTGATGCCGGGCTTTGGCGGCACGGTACGTTTACCTCGCCTGATCGGTGCAGACAATGCCGTTGAGTGGATGTCTACCGGCAAGGCCCATAAAGCCGAGCAGGCATTAGCGGTAGGTGTTTTAGATGCGGTGGTTAAGCCGGAAGTGCTTCGCGATGCTGCCCTTAACATGCTTAAAGCTGCCATCGACGGTAAGCTGGACTGGCGCGCCAAGCGTCAACCAAAACTTGAGCCTTTGCGCTTAAGCAAAATCGAACATATGATGACCTTTAATACCTGTAAAGGCATGATTGCGGCGAAAGCGGGTAAGCATTACCCGGCGCCTATGGTTACCGTAAACACCATTGAAGCGGCGGCAGGCTTAGATCGCGCCGGTGCCATGGCGATGGAAAATGCCGGTTTTGCCAAGTTGGCGAAAACCGAAGCGGCCACGGCGCAAATCGGTATCTTTATGGCGGATCAGGTCATTAAAGGTAAAGCGAAAAAAGCCGGCAAGCAGGCGAAAAAAGCCGTGAATAAAGCGGCGGTATTAGGTGCAGGTATTATGGGGGGCGGCATCGCCTACCAGTCGGCCTATAAAGGTACGCCTATCATCATGAAAGATATCAATGACCAGGCGCTTGACCTTGGCTTGACCACGGCCTCGGGTATTTTAACCAAGCAAGTGGAACGTGGCCGTATGGATGCCAAGAAAATGGCTAAAGTACTCAACAACATCACACCTAGCTTAAGTTATGACAGCGTTAAAGACGTTGATGTGATAGTTGAAGCCGTAGTCGAGAATCCGAAAGTGAAAACAGCGGTACTGGCGGAAGTTGAAGATATTGTGGCTGATGATGCCATTGTTACTTCTAATACCTCTACTATCTCCATTGATTTGCTGGCCAAAGATCTTAAACGTCCGGAAAACTTCTGCGGCATGCATTTCTTTAACCCGGTGCATAAAATGCCACTGGTTGAAGTTATCCGCGGTAAAGACACTTCAGATGAAACCGTGGCGGCCGTGGTTGCCTATGCGGCGAAAATGGGTAAATCACCTATCGTAGTGAATGATTGTCCTGGTTTCTATGTTAACCGGGTATTATTCCCGTATTTTGCCGGTTTCAGCCACTTGGTACTTGAAGGCGCTGATTTTACTGCGGTTGATAAAGTCATGGAGAAGCAATTTGGCTGGCCTATGGGTCCCGCTTATCTGCTTGATGTTGTTGGTATCGATACTGCCGATCACTGTACCGGTGTCATGTCTGCCGGCTTCCCGACCCGTATGGCGAAACTGGAAAATGATCCGGTCAGCACCTTATACAGCAATGAAAGATATGGTCAGAAGAACGGTAAAGGTTTCTATGACTATGGCACCGACAAGCGCGGTAAGCCGACCAAAGTACCGGCCGAGACTGCTTTTGAATTACTGGCTGCAAGCTGCAGCGATAAAAAAGACTTTGCCGCCGATGAAATTATTGCCCGCTTGATGATCCCATTAGTGAACGAAGTGGTTCGCTGTTTGGAAGAAGGTGTGGTTGCCAGCGCCGCCGAAGCCGATATGGGCTTATTATACGGTTTAGGTTTCCCTCCGTTCAGGGGCGGTCCTATCCGTTACCTGGAAACGCTTGGTTTGGATAATTTTATTGCCATGGCGGATAAATATGCCCATTTAGGTGAAATTTATCAGGTAACCGATGGCCTGCGTGAAATGGCCAAATCAGGTCAATCTTACTTTTCCACTGACGTTAAAAAAGCTTAA
- a CDS encoding cold shock domain-containing protein has translation MVVENLQGIVKWFNNTKGFGFINTESLAGDIFAHYSSIQMDGYLTLKAGQSVTFNVEETPTGFHAKNIIPAPPQA, from the coding sequence ATGGTAGTAGAAAATCTTCAAGGCATTGTAAAATGGTTTAATAATACTAAAGGATTTGGTTTTATTAATACTGAAAGCTTAGCCGGTGATATTTTTGCACATTATTCATCTATTCAGATGGACGGATATTTAACCTTAAAGGCGGGGCAATCCGTGACCTTTAATGTCGAAGAAACTCCAACGGGCTTCCATGCGAAAAATATTATTCCCGCACCTCCCCAAGCTTAA
- a CDS encoding histone deacetylase family protein — protein sequence MPMPTTLFLSHKNCQRHDMGQGHPESPLRLQAIDQLVRATDWQDKLTFADAPKIDLNCLCNIHPKHHIQALMELVPQHGFADIDGDTRLNPYSLDAALYAVGAALHATDEVIAGRAKNAFCAVRPPGHHAESAIAMGFCLFNSVALAAERALASGMSRVAILDFDVHHGNGTVEIFQDRPEVLVCSSFQYPFYPGRFDDVVRPNICLTPLSAGSDGADFRKAVEPDWTQAVRQHHPEMIFVSAGFDAHHEDPLGGLHLYDGDFLYISQLITDLAMGSARGRVVSLLEGGYQLQALSRSVVQHLKALTE from the coding sequence ATGCCGATGCCAACGACTTTATTTTTGAGTCATAAAAATTGCCAGCGTCATGATATGGGGCAAGGACATCCCGAGTCGCCACTGCGCTTGCAGGCCATTGACCAGCTGGTGCGGGCAACTGACTGGCAAGATAAACTGACTTTTGCCGATGCCCCGAAAATTGATTTAAATTGCCTCTGTAACATCCACCCCAAACATCATATTCAAGCCCTTATGGAGCTTGTGCCGCAACATGGCTTTGCCGATATTGACGGTGATACCCGGTTAAATCCCTATAGCCTGGACGCTGCGCTTTATGCGGTAGGAGCAGCCTTGCATGCCACAGATGAAGTGATTGCGGGGCGGGCCAAAAATGCCTTTTGTGCGGTGCGTCCGCCGGGGCATCATGCCGAGTCGGCAATTGCCATGGGTTTTTGTTTGTTTAACAGTGTTGCCCTGGCGGCTGAGCGGGCATTGGCATCGGGTATGTCACGGGTTGCTATTTTAGACTTTGACGTGCATCACGGTAACGGTACGGTGGAGATATTTCAGGACCGCCCCGAAGTCCTGGTGTGCTCCAGTTTTCAGTATCCGTTTTATCCGGGGCGTTTTGATGATGTTGTCCGTCCTAATATTTGTCTGACCCCCTTAAGCGCCGGGAGTGACGGTGCGGATTTTCGCAAGGCGGTAGAGCCGGACTGGACCCAGGCGGTGCGTCAACACCATCCGGAAATGATTTTTGTTTCTGCGGGCTTTGATGCTCACCATGAAGATCCTCTGGGGGGGCTTCATTTGTATGACGGTGATTTTTTATATATCAGTCAGTTAATCACAGACCTTGCCATGGGAAGTGCCCGTGGGCGTGTTGTCTCTTTGCTTGAAGGCGGCTATCAGCTTCAGGCCCTATCTCGCTCTGTGGTGCAACACCTTAAAGCCTTGACAGAATAA
- the fadA gene encoding acetyl-CoA C-acyltransferase FadA, whose amino-acid sequence MKEVVIVDCIRTPMGRSKAGVFRNMRAEALSAHLMEQILKRNPALDPAEIEDVIWGCVKQTKEQGFNIARNASLLAGLPKSIGGVTVNRLCGSSMQALHDASTSIMSGQGDVFLIGGVEHMGHVPMMYDVDFDPALSKYISRASGNMGLTAELLGRQHGISREMQDAFGARSHQRAHEATLAGRWDNEIVPTLGHDETGALVMVEHDEVIRPETTVDTLSGLRPVFDPVNGTVTAGTSSALSDGASAMLVMSADKAKELGLTARVKIRGMGVAGCDPSTMGYGPVPATKKALKRAGLTIDDIELAEFNEAFAAQALSCVRALDLESKMDDMINLNGGAIALGHPLGCSGSRISGTLINLMEGQDVNIGLATMCIGLGQGIATVFERV is encoded by the coding sequence ATGAAAGAAGTCGTAATTGTCGATTGCATACGGACTCCTATGGGACGTTCCAAGGCCGGTGTATTTCGTAACATGCGTGCAGAAGCCTTATCTGCACATCTGATGGAGCAAATTCTAAAACGCAACCCGGCACTGGATCCCGCCGAGATTGAAGACGTGATCTGGGGCTGTGTTAAGCAAACCAAAGAGCAGGGTTTTAATATTGCCCGTAATGCTTCTTTACTGGCAGGCCTGCCGAAAAGCATCGGCGGTGTAACCGTGAACCGTTTATGTGGTTCTTCGATGCAGGCGTTGCACGATGCCAGCACCAGCATTATGTCCGGACAGGGCGATGTCTTCCTGATCGGTGGTGTCGAGCACATGGGTCACGTGCCTATGATGTATGATGTCGATTTTGATCCGGCACTGAGCAAGTATATTTCCCGCGCTTCCGGCAATATGGGCTTAACCGCCGAATTGCTTGGTCGCCAGCATGGCATCAGCCGTGAAATGCAGGATGCCTTTGGTGCCCGCTCTCACCAGCGCGCCCATGAAGCGACCCTGGCCGGTCGTTGGGACAATGAAATTGTACCGACCCTAGGTCATGACGAAACCGGTGCTTTGGTAATGGTTGAGCATGATGAAGTGATCCGTCCGGAAACCACGGTAGATACCTTATCCGGTCTGCGTCCGGTTTTTGACCCGGTCAACGGTACCGTGACTGCGGGTACTTCATCAGCTTTGTCTGACGGCGCATCTGCCATGTTGGTGATGTCGGCGGATAAAGCAAAAGAGCTAGGCCTGACTGCCCGTGTTAAAATCCGCGGTATGGGCGTAGCGGGTTGCGATCCGTCTACTATGGGTTACGGTCCGGTCCCTGCAACGAAAAAAGCCTTGAAACGTGCCGGTTTGACTATTGATGATATTGAACTGGCCGAGTTTAACGAAGCTTTCGCTGCCCAGGCCTTATCTTGTGTCAGAGCGCTTGATCTGGAAAGCAAGATGGATGATATGATCAACTTAAACGGCGGCGCCATCGCACTTGGTCACCCGTTAGGTTGTTCCGGCTCCCGTATTTCGGGCACCCTGATTAACCTGATGGAAGGCCAGGATGTCAATATCGGCTTAGCCACTATGTGTATCGGTTTAGGTCAGGGTATTGCTACCGTGTTTGAGCGAGTTTAA
- a CDS encoding PEP-CTERM sorting domain-containing protein, translated as MKFKFLNAVFAVIILSATIFSGSASAGLITLGPLSANEDGSGFITDSLNNREWTRWNQTLNLTLAELQAELTPGGRYEGWSLAGIEDMYLLENALLKSATCTWMTSCRMDKNDLLALFGKESPTSSSTVNSIFFLSDNDVGTEVGIMWWNYDSYIKLGDEWASIADADSFYFRRKVGFQLYRELNIVPEPSTLAILSLSLLGLTARRFKKH; from the coding sequence GTGAAATTTAAATTTTTAAATGCTGTTTTCGCGGTAATCATTTTGTCTGCTACTATCTTCAGCGGTAGTGCAAGTGCCGGGCTCATTACACTAGGGCCATTATCAGCCAACGAAGACGGCTCCGGCTTTATCACTGACTCTCTTAACAATCGGGAATGGACAAGGTGGAATCAAACCCTAAATCTAACATTGGCAGAATTACAGGCAGAACTAACCCCGGGAGGACGTTATGAGGGTTGGAGTTTAGCTGGCATTGAAGATATGTACTTATTAGAAAATGCATTATTAAAAAGTGCGACATGTACTTGGATGACGTCTTGCCGCATGGATAAAAATGACCTACTTGCACTGTTCGGTAAAGAAAGTCCAACCAGTAGCAGCACCGTAAACAGCATATTTTTCTTAAGTGACAATGATGTTGGCACAGAAGTTGGAATCATGTGGTGGAATTATGATAGCTACATAAAACTAGGTGATGAATGGGCCTCGATAGCGGATGCTGATTCTTTTTACTTTAGAAGGAAAGTGGGTTTTCAGTTATACCGTGAATTAAATATCGTACCTGAACCTTCTACGCTGGCTATTTTATCATTATCGCTCTTAGGCCTAACAGCTCGTCGATTCAAGAAACACTAA
- a CDS encoding manganese-dependent inorganic pyrophosphatase translates to MPDYVVGHKIPDSDSICSAIALSYLQTTLGKETVPARLGELSPETNFILDKFGFEAPMLKTSYAGESLYIVDHSDRVQGPDDIDDATILGIIDHHKLGDITTSAPLECWIRPVGCTNTIIKMMYDFHGVEIPKNIAGAMMCAILSDTVIFKSPTCTTADIKCVEALAEIAGIEDYKALGMEMFKVKSAVDGTPVRDLVLRDFKDFNMNGNLVGIGQLEVIDLSVFDDMKAELEADIAALKAEGERHSVILLLTDIMKEGSELLVVSDDETLTERAYGKATVDGKVWIDGFLSRKKQVVPPLQESFA, encoded by the coding sequence ATGCCAGATTATGTAGTGGGACATAAGATCCCTGATTCTGATTCAATTTGTTCTGCGATAGCTTTATCGTACCTGCAAACCACTTTAGGTAAAGAAACCGTGCCGGCACGTTTAGGCGAGCTGTCACCTGAAACTAACTTTATCCTGGATAAATTTGGTTTTGAAGCCCCTATGCTGAAAACCAGCTATGCCGGAGAAAGCCTGTACATTGTTGATCACTCCGATCGCGTTCAGGGCCCGGACGATATCGATGACGCCACCATTTTAGGTATTATCGACCACCACAAGCTTGGCGATATCACCACCTCTGCCCCGTTAGAGTGCTGGATCCGCCCGGTAGGCTGTACCAATACCATCATCAAGATGATGTATGATTTTCACGGTGTAGAAATCCCGAAAAACATCGCCGGCGCCATGATGTGTGCGATTTTAAGCGATACCGTGATTTTTAAATCACCGACCTGCACCACCGCCGACATCAAATGTGTTGAAGCCCTGGCTGAAATCGCCGGTATCGAAGATTACAAAGCGCTTGGCATGGAAATGTTTAAAGTAAAATCTGCCGTTGACGGTACCCCGGTACGCGACCTGGTATTACGCGACTTTAAAGATTTCAATATGAACGGCAACCTGGTAGGCATAGGCCAGCTGGAAGTTATCGACCTGAGTGTTTTTGACGACATGAAAGCCGAGCTTGAAGCGGATATCGCGGCATTAAAAGCCGAAGGCGAGCGCCACAGCGTGATCTTATTGCTGACCGACATCATGAAAGAAGGCTCAGAGCTGCTGGTTGTCAGCGATGATGAGACATTAACCGAACGTGCTTACGGCAAAGCCACGGTAGACGGCAAAGTCTGGATTGACGGCTTCTTAAGCCGCAAAAAGCAGGTGGTGCCCCCCCTGCAGGAATCTTTTGCTTAA